Below is a window of Cytophagaceae bacterium DNA.
TTATAAAAAAAACGCAGGGAAGTGGAATAAAACCTCTGAAATTGCTACTGAGAATGATCCTCATCAGATAGCCTTTTTTGATAATGATAATAAAGCTGTGGTAATCAATCAAAAATCAAATACAGCCATGATCTTTGATGTGAACAAAAAAGAACTTTTAAAAAAAATAATTACGGGCTCCAAACCTAATGGGATCGCAGTTTGGGATTAAATAATTAAGATGACGTTATTACAAAAAATAGAAAATTACAAAAGTGATTTTGAGGAAGAATCGGAATTTAAAATGCGGTTTATTGATTTAATAAATACAAACAGCAAATGTTTTTCCAGAGAATCTTTAGCAGGGCATATTACAGCATCTGCTTTTATTTTTGATAAAATTCACCAAAAAATTCTTTTAATTCATCATAAGAAATTAAATAAATGGCTCCAACCGGGCGGTCATTGTGATGGAGATTCAAATGTTTTTGAGGTAGCAAAAAAGGAAGTTTGGGAAGAAACCGGCCTGAATTCTGTTATTTCAGATGGTGAAATTTTTGATTTAGATATTCACACTATTCCTGAAAGAAAAGGAGTTCCTGAGCACGAACATTTTGATGTAAGATTTTTATTTTTTGCTGATAGCAATATTCCACTGGTACAAAATCATGAAACTATCGATTTGGGCTGGATTGATATAACTCTAATCAGGAATTTTTCAGAAGAAAAATCGATATTAAGAATGGCAGATAAAGTGATTAATTCAGAATATTAAAAATCAAATCAACATATAAATCTCCTTCGGAAGTCATTCCGGCTTCAACCCCTTTTGATTTTTGGTCAGCAATTCTAATTTGATGAATAACTTTCATTAACTGTCCTATAGAATAGCTCTGAGCCGCTTTTTTGTAATCTTTAAGAAAATATGCATTCACACCCATAATGGTTGCCAACTCATTATCAGGCCGATTTTTTAATGCATGCAATAGAAGTACTTTCGAAAAAAAATTGTAAAGAATTATCAGATTGGGAGTAATGGGATTATCTCTGGTGTTGTCGCCAAAATATTTTATTATTTGAAAGCATTTTTTAGAGTTTTTCTCAATAAGTGCTTTCTGAAGTTCAAAAACGTTGTATTCCTTCGAAATCCCAACATATTTTTCTACTGCTGTGGCGTCAATAGCTTCATCCTCTTTAAGATTTAACTTAATTTTATTGATTTCATTATGAATAGACTGGAGGTTATTTCCAATATGTTCTGAAAGTAGCTGGACAGCTTTGGGACTTATTTTCAAAGCAA
It encodes the following:
- a CDS encoding NUDIX hydrolase, with the translated sequence MTLLQKIENYKSDFEEESEFKMRFIDLINTNSKCFSRESLAGHITASAFIFDKIHQKILLIHHKKLNKWLQPGGHCDGDSNVFEVAKKEVWEETGLNSVISDGEIFDLDIHTIPERKGVPEHEHFDVRFLFFADSNIPLVQNHETIDLGWIDITLIRNFSEEKSILRMADKVINSEY
- the holA gene encoding DNA polymerase III subunit delta, giving the protein MANNYQQIIGKLNSKSLKPVYLLHGTEPYYIDQFAQKILDIAIPDFEKGFNEYVLYGKDISTGDIINYARKFPMMAERQLVLVKEAHQISDLTNKENQTLIENYVKNPLNTTILVLAFGKAQDERKSWVKSFLTHGEVHNFKKMYDYEIPDFIINFCAGIALKISPKAVQLLSEHIGNNLQSIHNEINKIKLNLKEDEAIDATAVEKYVGISKEYNVFELQKALIEKNSKKCFQIIKYFGDNTRDNPITPNLIILYNFFSKVLLLHALKNRPDNELATIMGVNAYFLKDYKKAAQSYSIGQLMKVIHQIRIADQKSKGVEAGMTSEGDLYVDLIFNILN